In Salvelinus sp. IW2-2015 unplaced genomic scaffold, ASM291031v2 Un_scaffold2058, whole genome shotgun sequence, the following proteins share a genomic window:
- the LOC112072835 gene encoding trypsin-3 → MKVIILLALFTVAFAAPIDDEDDKIVGGYECRKNSASYQASLQSGYHFCGGSLISSTWVVSAAHCYKSRIQVRLGEHNIAVNEGTEQFIDSVKVIMHPSYNSRNLDNDIMLIKLSKPASLNSYVSTVALPSSCASSGTRCLVSGWGNLSGSSSNYPDTLRCLDLPILSSSSCNSAYPGQITSNMFCAGFMEGGKDSCQGDSGGPVVCNGQLQGVVSWGYGCAQKNKPGVYTKVCNYKSWISSTMSSN, encoded by the exons ATGAAGGTCATTATTCTTCTCGCTCTGTTCACTGTGGCAT TCGCTGCCCCCATTGACGATGAGGATGACAAGATTGTTGGAGGGTATGAGTGCAGAAAGAACTCTGCATCCTACCAGGCATCACTGCAGTCTGGGTACCACTTCTGTGGTGGCTCCCTGATCTCCAGCACATGGGTGGTGTCTGCTGCTCACTGCTACAAGTC cCGCATCCAGGTGCGTCTGGGTGAGCACAACATTGCCGTCAACGAGGGCACTGAGCAGTTCATCGACTCAGTGAAGGTCATCATGCACCCCAGTTACAACAGCCGCAACCTGGACAACGACATCATGCTGATCAAGCTGAGCAAGCCRGCCTCCCTGAACAGCTATGTGAGCACTGTGGCTCTGCCCTCCAGCTGTGCCAGCTCTGGCACTCGCTGTCTGGTCTCTGGCTGGGGCAACCTATCCGGCAGCAGCA GCAACTACCCCGACACTCTGAGGTGCCTGGATCTCCCCAtcctgagcagcagcagctgcaaCAGCGCCTATCCTGGACAGATCACCTCCAACATGTTCTGTGCTGGCTTCATGGAGGGAGGCAAGGACTCTTGCCAG GGAGACTCCGGTGGCCCCGTGGTGTGCAATGGTCAGCTGCAGGGTGTTGTGTCCTGGGGTTACGGCTGTGCCCAGAAGAACAAGCCTGGTGTCTACACCAAGGTCTGCAACTACAAATCCTGGATCAGCAGCACCATGTCCTCCAACTAA